attaaacGCTCCAGGCATGTCATTTTCATGGTTCCATCCAATCCCAATCTGTGTCATCTATATCGGAACCATCTTCGAGACTatcatccctcatttcagtgTTTGTAGGCACCTCAACTCTGTCATAAGCACCTTCTATGTTCCAATTTCGGTGTTCATCATGATTTGTAGCCGGAATTACATCCTCCGTAGGTTCACGAACTTCATTCATATACGTGTTTTCAGATTGCCCCTCAGCATAAAAAAATTCTCTTAGTAAATTTCGGTTCACATAATGCCAATCTTCTTCAAGGCCGTCTTGAGTATAGAACACTTGATGCACTTGTGATGCCAAGACAAAAGGATCATCTTTAGAACACAATTTCTTGAAGTTCACACGAGTTAGTCCATAATCGTCTACTTCCACATGGAACCAATCACACTCGAACAACACAACACTAAATGCACTCCAATAATCTATCTCAATTATCGATTTTACAATCCCATAATATGTGACATTACCAAGAACGGGATTGTGATCCTTGCTACTCGCGAAGCTTGGAGTCAAAGCTGTCAAAGAGACTCCACTATTTTGAGTTTTACACTTTTCATCATGATCTCTTGTGTAGAACTTATATCCATTGCAAAAATATCCGGTGTACCTCCTTGCAATACTAGAAGGACCTATTGATAGCCACTTGATATGACCAGGGACATTATCCAGCTCCACCTTTTCCCTAAACCAAACCATGAATTCATTGCTATGCTCTTGTGCCTCTTTCCACCTTCTTTTTCGCCTGTCTCTAGACTTCTTTTTTACAAACTCTTCATGTTCCCTGCATAGTATTAACCATATAAACATGGGAATAAAACAATATAAATTTAAACATAATGGACAAGATATTCAAAATATTACTCACTTGATGTAATTTTCAACTTGGTCATCTTGACAATTAAACAACACATAACGATGTGCTAAAGCCATTATGTTTAAATCAAGAGTGTATGCCTTCCCTTTCTTCTTCCCTTTCTTCTTCCTCCCAAGAGGATAACCTGCCTTAGGGAATAAAGGTGACTCTTTGTCAATTTCATCAGTTTTCTCCTTACTTGTGTTAAACCACTTAGATCGCTTCTTTGCACCAGCATGCAAATACCTAGAACATAATATCAAGCACTCTTCAGCCAAATAACCTTCTGCTATTGAAGCCTCAGGGCGACATCGGTTTTTAACATACGATTTCAGCTTTCCGAGGTATCTTTCTATAGGGTACATCCACCAATCACACACTGGTCCACCACGCTTTATTTCATCAACCAAATGAATCGGCAAGTGGACCATGATGTCAAAAAAAGATGGTGGAAATATTCTTTCAAGTTCACAAAGAGTCTCAACAATTTCAGCTTGAAGGCGATCCAAATCTTTTGGATTGATGACTCTCTTGCATATTTCTTTAAAAAAGCCACTCAATCTAATAAGAGGTAATGTAACATGCTTTGGTAAAGTTTTCCTAATTGTTGCCGGAAGCAAGTGTTGCATTATTATATGAGCATCATGACTCTTGTACCCTAATATTTTTCCCTCCTTCACTTGCACACACCTTGCAATATTTGATGCACAACCTTGTGGCAGCTTTGCCTTCTTCAGAACACTACAAAAAATGCTTTTTTCTTCCTTCGTCATTGAGAATGATGCTTTGGGCAGCAAAACATACCGCTCGTCATCTGTATCTAAAGGATGTAGTTCTTCCCTTATACCCATTTCTTGCAGATCTAATCGAGCCTTATGATGATCTTTTGACTTTCCAGGTATGTCTAACAAAGTTCCCAGCACACTATCACATATGTTTTTTTCTATGTGCATGACATCCAAATGATGGCGACACCTGCAATATTTCCAATATGGCAAAGTGTGGAAGATAGAGGACTTTCTCCATGGAAAATCTGGATATTTCTTTTTTGGTTGTAACTTTCCAAACTTATTTTCCCAATTTTCCAACAAGCTTGAAATTTCAGTCCCTGTTAAAGGATTTGGAGCTGTCCTCTCTTCCTTTTCTCCGTTAAAAGACTTCATATCATGCTGCCAAGGATGATTTTCATCTAACCATCGACGATGAGCACAGTAGCAAGATTTGTTACTATTATTCAAGTGATGATGATCAGTCTCGTAGTGACAATAGGGGCATGCAAACTTCACTTTGGTGCTCCAACCAGATAACATAGCATAACCTGGAAAGTCACTGGTCGTTGATTGTAAAGCTGCATGCATCTTGAATGTTTGTCTCTTCTCCGCGTCATAGGTGTCCAACCCATACTCCCACAGATCTTTAAGTTCTTGAACCAATGGTTGAAGGTAGACATCAATGTCATTCCCAGGAGAGGTGGGCCCGGGAATAAGGAGAGACAACATCAAGAATTCTGGCTTCACACACAACCATGGTGGTAAGTTGTAATTAATTAGAACAACAGGCCATGTACTATGTTGTGTGCTCATAGTTCGAAATGGATTAAATCCGTCACTTGCAAGCCCCAAACGAACATTACGTGCTTCTTTAGCAAAATTTGGGTACTTTAGATCAAACTCTTTCCACGCCTCACCATCAGCCGGATGCCTCAATAACTCATCTTTATCTCTTTCTTCATCATGCCACTTCAATAGCTCTGCTGTTTCTGAACACATGTACAACCTTTGAAGCCTTGGTTTAAGAGGAAAATGCCAAGGAACTTTAGCAGGGACATTATGCACTTTCTTAGATGGCTGATTGTTAATATCATCTTGGTTTTCAGTCTCTGTTTCTTTCCACCTTGAAGCATGACAAACATGGCAAGACGTCGCTGCTTCATGCTCCTTTCAATACAGCATACAATCATTACGACATGCATCAATCTTGTCATAATGAAGACCCAGATCTTTTATCAATTTCTTTGCCTCATTAAAAGAGTTAGACACTTTGGATGCATCTGGTAATACTTCTCGGATAAAATCCAAAATATCTGAAGTTGCTACATTAGTTAACCCATGAGTACACTTCAAAAGGTAAAAACGAATGAGAAATGATAGCTTTGAAAATTTTTTGCAGCCAGGATATAGCTCTTGTTTTCCATCTTCAACTAACTTATAGAACTTCTTAGCCTCATCATTTGGCTCATCTCCAACCCCTTCATACCTTTCTGCCACATCTCTATGAACATCATATATCAAACGTTCAATATCATCATGCATGTCTGATGTATTATCTTCAACATTCCTCTTTGTATTTGATGTCGATGACATACCCTTTTCATAACAATGCCATCCTTCAGTGCCAGGCTCGATCCCGTTTACAATCAAATGATTGAATACTGTCTCTCTACGATGCCAAAAGCGGTGATAACACACCTTACACAGGCAAGTAATCTGATCACCAATTGCTTGAGTAGAAAACGCTTTATCTAAATAATCCTCCACACCTTTCTCATACTCATTACTAGATTGTAAGAAGTTGGTCCAACTACTCATTTTGTCTCCTTTATGAAAAGTTAAACATACACGAATTGAGAGATTAAAAACATTGGAATATAATTTGAACATGTCTAAAAGgaatcactagtggaaaaaatacctgttgaggggggcattttgggtttattgaggcgaacaaggcccgctgcgacagacgtagcttcaacagctcagtgatctgttgaggcgggctttgttcgcctcaacaggtgatctgttgtggggggctttcaaaagcccgcctcaaaaaCCTCTACAGAAAGcgcgaaaataaggacctgttgaggggggcatttaagaagcccgcctcaacagcctcctctgttgaggctcacttcttaaatgcccccctcaacaggtccttatttttgcgccaaaagttcatatgttgttgaggcgtacattaaaagcccccttcaacaacattaatttttttttttccaaattcttttaaaatataaaataggcggcaataaccacaactagatatatactccattgagtattgaaacctgtacccaatcaacaccaaaatagcaaaggtatgaatctgcttatctttgataaataaatcattacattaacttcatttatattaacccaacagagcaaagcgtatatatagtacgtatgtttacaatttttaaacacctagctagtctaacaaattacaactaatattaacaactaaagacaaaaggctagagagctaatctaacaaatgtctctaatccagccacttaggtccctttagatcatgcattacaaaccttaagtaaggtcgtgttgactttcttccaatcgactcgatccctagcctgcaagttgcatggaaggaaaatatatatgagtaccaaagtttacactcacgatattgtctttacattccattgaagcataaaattaaaagatatagttgcagactatagagataattaagtacgttgttgacctataacgacccaatgagccttaaatgtgcatacgtagattagaatgagttttagaaagttaaagctatgtatattagtaatgtaataagaatcaaatgagtccttaggttctttagttcaaagttgggagcggaaatgtcattttagctctaaacatgacctataacgacataatgagccttaaatgtgcataaatagattcgaatgagttttagaaagttaaaactatgtatattagtcatgtaataagaatcaaatgagtccttaggttttttagttcaaagttgggagcggaaatgtcattttagctctaaacatgacctataacgacctaatgagccttaaatgtgcataaatagattcgaatgagttttagaaagttttaactatgcatattagacatgtaataagaatcaaatgagtccttaggttttttagttcaaagttgggagcggaaatgtcattttagctctaaacatgacctataacgacctaatgagccttaaatgtgcataaatagattcgaatgagttttagaaagttttaactatgcatattaatcatgtaataagaatcaaatgagtccttaggttctttagttcaaagttgggagcgaaatttcattttagctctaaacatgacctataacgacctaatgagccttaaatgtgcataaatagattcgaatgagttttagaaagttttaactatgcatattagacatgtaataagaatcaaatgagtccttaggttctttagttcaaagttgggagcggaaatgtcattttagctctaaacatgacctataacgacctaatgagccttaaatgtgcataaatagattcgaatgagttttagaaagttttaactatgcatattagacatgtaataagaatcaaatgagtccttaggttctttagttcaaagttgggagcggaaatgtcattttagctctaaacatgacctataacgacctaatgagcct
This sequence is a window from Spinacia oleracea cultivar Varoflay chromosome 1, BTI_SOV_V1, whole genome shotgun sequence. Protein-coding genes within it:
- the LOC130463281 gene encoding uncharacterized protein, translated to MSSWTNFLQSSNEYEKGVEDYLDKAFSTQAIGDQITCLCKVCYHRFWHRRETVFNHLIVNGIEPGTEGWHCYEKGMSSTSNTKRNVEDNTSDMHDDIERLIYDVHRDVAERYEGVGDEPNDEAKKFYKLVEDGKQELYPGCKKFSKLSFLIRFYLLKCTHGLTNVATSDILDFIREVLPDASKVSNSFNEEHEAATSCHVCHASRWKETETENQDDINNQPSKKVHNVPAKVPWHFPLKPRLQRLYMCSETAELLKWHDEERDKDELLRHPADGEAWKEFDLKYPNFAKEARNVRLGLASDGFNPFRTMSTQHSTWPVVLINYNLPPWLCVKPEFLMLSLLIPGPTSPGNDIDVYLQPLVQELKDLWEYGLDTYDAEKRQTFKMHAALQSTTSDFPGYAMLSGWSTKVKFACPYCHYETDHHHLNNSNKSCYCAHRRWLDENHPWQHDMKSFNGEKEERTAPNPLTGTEISSLLENWENKFGKLQPKKKYPDFPWRKSSIFHTLPYWKYCRCRHHLDVMHIEKNICDSVLGTLLDIPGKSKDHHKARLDLQEMGIREELHPLDTDDERYVLLPKASFSMTKEEKSIFCSVLKKAKLPQGCASNIARCVQVKEGKILGYKSHDAHIIMQHLLPATIRKTLPKHVTLPLIRLSGFFKEICKRVINPKDLDRLQAEIVETLCELERIFPPSFFDIMVHLPIHLVDEIKRGGPVCDWWMYPIERYLGKLKSYVKNRCRPEASIAEGYLAEECLILCSRYLHAGAKKRSKWFNTSKEKTDEIDKESPLFPKAGYPLGRKKKGKKKGKAYTLDLNIMALAHRYVLFNCQDDQVENYIKEHEEFVKKKSRDRRKRRWKEAQEHSNEFMVWFREKVELDNVPGHIKWLSIGPSSIARRYTGYFCNGYKFYTRDHDEKCKTQNSGVSLTALTPSFASSKDHNPVLGNVTYYGIVKSIIEIDYWSAFSVVLFECDWFHVEVDDYGLTRVNFKKLCSKDDPFVLASQVHQVFYTQDGLEEDWHYVNRNLLREFFYAEGQSENTYMNEVREPTEDVIPATNHDEHRNWNIEGAYDRVEVPTNTEMRDDSLEDGSDIDDTDWDWMEP